One part of the Sesamum indicum cultivar Zhongzhi No. 13 linkage group LG14, S_indicum_v1.0, whole genome shotgun sequence genome encodes these proteins:
- the LOC105177055 gene encoding protein trichome birefringence-like 38, with protein sequence MDRLKAYERALRTWSRWIDKRVDTNKINVFFQGVSPDHWNASNWDAQQCWGRQQQAAEGGGGSDQADIILKKVLRSMKKPVHLLDINNMSGFRADGHPWVYGNLRKIGIDCTHWCLPGVPDTWNLLLYATLLTL encoded by the exons ATGGACAGGTTGAAGGCGTATGAGAGAGCACTGAGGACTTGGTCAAGATGGATAGACAAAAGAGTGGATACCAACAAAATTAACGTCTTTTTTCAGGGTGTTTCTCCTGATCACTGGAA CGCAAGTAATTGGGATGCACAACAGTGTTGGGGACGACAACAGCAGGCGGCGGAGGGTGGAGGAGGGTCGGATCAGGCGGACATTATACTAAAGAAGGTGCTGAGGAGCATGAAGAAGCCGGTTCACTTGCTGGACATCAATAATATGTCGGGGTTTAGGGCTGACGGCCACCCTTGGGTTTATGGGAACCTTAGGAAAATAGGCATCGACTGCACACACTGGTGCCTTCCAGGGGTCCCTGATACCTGGAATCTACTCCTTTATGCTACTCTTCTTACACTTTGA
- the LOC105177056 gene encoding protein trichome birefringence-like 43 has protein sequence MCACSSPLSAVLAVTLLLLSSVDANAVVELKNHHKKCDLYDGSWVFDKSYPLYDVEKCPLILQQFSCMRNGRPDRRYQKYRWQPKNCNLPRWDGREFGRRVRGKRIMFVGDSIGLNQWESLGCMIRAAYPRAPYSSAKTALLSTILFPKLNITLMYMRNARRHDIATEKAAKVLKLNSVAASANQWLHADILIFNTWHWWLHTGT, from the exons ATGTGTGCTTGCTCTTCACCACTTTCTGCGGTTCTTGCAGTTACACTGTTGCTTCTCAGTTCAGTTGATGCAAACGCAGTTGTTGAACTCAAAAATCACCACAAGAAATGCGATTTATACGACGGGAGTTGGGTTTTTGACAAATCGTATCCTCTCTACGACGTAGAGAAATGCCCACTGATCTTGCAGCAGTTCAGCTGCATGAGAAATGGACGGCCGGATCGCCGTTATCAGAAGTACAGATGGCAGCCCAAGAACTGCAACTTACCCAG GTGGGATGGGAGGGAGTTTGGGAGGAGGGTAAGAGGGAAGCGCATAATGTTCGTGGGGGACTCAATCGGGCTGAACCAGTGGGAGTCGTTGGGGTGCATGATTCGTGCTGCCTATCCGCGCGCTCCCTACTCCTCCGCTAAAACCGCTCTCCTCTCCACCATTCTCTTTCCG AAATTGAACATCACGTTGATGTACATGCGGAACGCTCGTCGACATGACATTGCAACAGAGAAAGCAGCAAAAGTGCTGAAACTCAACTCCGTCGCCGCCAGCGCAAACCAATGGCTCCACGCCGATATTCTCATCTTCAACACCTGGCACTGGTGGCTTCACACTGGAACATAA
- the LOC105176836 gene encoding glutamyl-tRNA(Gln) amidotransferase subunit A, chloroplastic/mitochondrial encodes MLSSAQTPRLLRSPTTTTTTLKCLHSSPVPASATAPPPPSQILTTRKSLVSRQTSAVDIAKSFLDRLRRTEPHLNSFLHVSPDEAILKQAEELDNKIKNNDAVGPLAGVLVGVKDNICTYDMPSTAGSRLLENYWPPFDATAVRKLRESGAIVVGKTNLDEFGMGSTTEGSGYQVTANPWDLSRVPGGSSGGSAAAVSARQCMVALGSDTGGSVRQPASFCGVVGLKPTYGRVSRYGLVAYASSLDVIGCFGSSVADAGILLNSISGHDKFDATSSKREVPDYQSQFVAIDYLESKPLKGLRVGVIRETLENGVDSEVISSVRSAVSHLEELGCSVMEVSLPSFSLGLPAYYILALSESSSNLSRYDGVRYGKQVPGDELNSLYGDSRAQGFGSEVKMRILMGTYALSAGYYDAYYKRAQQVRTIIRNSFKEALDKNDILISPAAPSVAYKIGEKKNDPLAMYAGDIMTVNVNLAGLPALVLPCGFVEGGAGGLPVGFQMIGAAFDEEKLLKIGHIFEQTLQGCSFIPPVIADEWTS; translated from the exons ATGCTATCCTCAGCTCAAACCCCACGACTCCTCCGCTCCCCTACCACCACTACCACCACCCTCAAATGCCTCCACTCATCCCCGGTTCCAGCCTCTGCCACCGCTCCGCCGCCGCCCTCCCAAATCCTGACCACCCGCAAATCCTTAGTCTCCCGCCAGACCTCCGCCGTGGACATCGCCAAGTCCTTTCTCGACCGCCTACGACGCACGGAGCCCCACCTTAACAGCTTCCTCCACGTCTCGCCTGACGAGGCCATTTTGAAGCAGGCCGAGGAGTTGgataacaaaattaagaaCAATGATGCGGTGGGTCCTCTGGCTGGGGTTTTGGTTGGGGTCAAGGATAATATCTGCACATATGATATGCCCTCGACTGCGGGATCCAGGCTTTTGGAAAATTACTGGCCGCCGTTCGATGCCACGGCTGTGAGGAAGCTGAGGGAGAGTGGAGCTATTGTTGTCGGGAAGACCAATTTGGATGAGTTTGGTATGGGGAGTACCACAGAAGGCTCTGGCTATCAA GTGACGGCTAATCCTTGGGATTTGTCACGGGTACCAGGAGGGTCGTCAGGGGGCTCAGCTGCAGCTGTTTCTGCTAGACAATGCATGGTGGCATTGGGAAGTGATACTGGTGGAAGTGTCAGGCAACCAGCGTCTTTCTGTGGTGTTGTTGGACTGAAGCCAACGTATGGGCGTGTCTCAAGATATGGACTTGTGGCCTATGCATCCTCCTTGGATGTTATTGGATGCTTTGGTTCATCAGTTGCTGATGCTGGAATTCTCCTTAACTCAATTTCTGGCCATGACAAATTTGATGCAACAAGTAGCAAACGA GAAGTGCCAGACTATCAGTCTCAATTTGTTGCAATAGATTACTTGGAATCAAAACCCTTGAAAGGACTACGAGTTGGTGTAATTCGTGAAACTCTTGAAAATGGAGTTGATTCAGAAGTAATCTCTTCGGTCCGTAGTGCTGTTTCACATCTGGAAGAGTTAGGATGCAGTGTGATGGAG GTCTCATTGCCGTCATTTTCCCTTGGATTGCCAGCATATTACATTCTTGCTTTGTCTGaatcatcatcaaatttgtcACGCTATGATGGTGTAAG ATATGGAAAACAAGTTCCTGGGGATGAGCTGAATTCTCTTTACGGGGATTCCCGTGCTCAAGGGTTTGGTTCTGAG GTTAAAATGAGAATTCTGATGGGTACATATGCTCTTTCTGCTGGTTATTATGATGCATATTACAAGCGTGCCCAGCAG GTCAGGACTATAATTCGGAATAGCTTCAAGGAAGCTTTGGACAAAAATGATATCTTGATATCACCTGCCGCGCCATCTGTTGCTTATAAGATTG GCGAGAAGAAAAATGATCCATTGGCCATGTACGCGGGAGACATAATGACT GTCAATGTGAACTTGGCTGGTCTGCCTGCACTAGTTTTACCATGTGGATTTGTTGAAGGAGGGGCTGGTGGCCTGCCTGTTGGATTTCAAATGATTGGAGCTGCATTCGATGAG GAAAAGTTGTTAAAAATCGGCCACATCTTCGAGCAGACTCTTCAGGGCTGCTCGTTCATCCCCCCAGTCATAGCCGATGAATGGACTTCTTAA
- the LOC105176837 gene encoding transcription elongation factor B polypeptide 3 has translation MMRKAPSLVDLCVQLAIDNVRYLGDVGETDFHLLDRILSHCTLDQLTHIENKTEGRDLSPVTDKLWKKFYKLQFGVDSTNTVVERMRQRKVTFKWRQLYEAKVKEREEATQKSLDRIKQRYQEEDARKQSRQVQLCSKVPPPSKKRSFYGGVAASNIYNTKSGLLKKAKLEFINSREVKNIAAMKNKVVHRNHSVSSTRKPIVNSGFAASSSSSSSKVTKPIQRRF, from the exons ATGATGCGTAAAGCACCTTCGTTAGTCGACTTATGTGTTCAGTTGGCAATAGATAATGTTAGATATCTAGGAGATGTTGGAGAAACAGACTTTCATCTCTTAGACCGCATTTTATCCCACTGTACACTTGATCAGTTGACGCACATTGAGAATAAAACGGAA GGTAGGGATCTTAGCCCTGTAACTGATAAATTGTGGAAGAAATTTTACAAGCTACAATTTGGCGTTGATAGCACCAATACTGTTGTTGAGAGAATGAGACAGAGGAAAGTAACCTTCAAATGGAGACAATTATATGAG GCAAAGGTAAAAGAGAGGGAAGAGGCAACACAAAAATCACTTGACCGGATAAAGCAACGATATCAAGAAGAAGATGCTA GGAAACAAA GTCGACAAGTGCAATTATGTTCAAAGGTTCCACCTCCTAGCAAGAAAAGAAGCTTTTATGGAG GTGTTGCTGCTAGCaatatttacaacacaaaaagTGGCTTGCTGAAGAAGGCGAAGCTAGAATTCATTAACAG CCGAGAGGTAAAAAATATAGCGGCCATGAAGAATAAGGTGGTTCACAGGAATCATAG TGTTTCTTCCACAAGGAAGCCAATTGTTAATTCTGGATTTGCtgcttcatcatcatcatcatcatccaaaGTAACCAAGCCAATTCAGAGAAGATTTTAG